A region of bacterium DNA encodes the following proteins:
- the gap gene encoding type I glyceraldehyde-3-phosphate dehydrogenase translates to MAVRVAINGFGRIGRLYLRAAYKSPELEFVQINDLTDSRTLAHLLAWDSAHGPFPGNVSYGKDSIMVGNTKIKVSAERDPANLPWRDDKIDIVIESTGIFRDRAGASKHLDAGAKKVIISAPAKEPDITIVIGVNDKDYDPTRHNIISCASCTTNCLAPIAKVLLQTYGIECAYMTTIHSYTNDQRILDFPHPDLRRARTAAVSMIPTTTGAAKATALVIPELRGKIDGISIRVPTQNVSLVDLSCVVEHETDKGDVNRALKNAADNELKGILDVCELPLVSVDFNNNPFSSIVDALSTAVIKGKLVKIISWYDNEWGYSNRLVDMTKLVAGSL, encoded by the coding sequence ATGGCGGTAAGGGTTGCGATCAATGGCTTTGGAAGAATTGGAAGGCTTTATTTAAGGGCGGCTTACAAGAGCCCCGAGCTTGAGTTCGTCCAGATCAACGATCTGACCGACTCGAGAACGCTTGCTCATCTCTTGGCGTGGGATTCGGCTCACGGTCCGTTTCCTGGCAATGTCTCTTACGGCAAGGACTCCATAATGGTGGGCAACACGAAGATCAAGGTCTCTGCGGAGCGTGATCCCGCTAATCTGCCGTGGCGAGATGATAAGATCGATATCGTCATTGAATCGACGGGGATATTCAGAGATAGAGCGGGAGCAAGCAAGCACCTTGACGCAGGAGCCAAGAAGGTCATCATCAGCGCCCCGGCCAAGGAGCCTGACATCACAATTGTCATCGGCGTCAACGACAAGGATTACGACCCAACGAGGCACAACATAATCTCGTGCGCCTCGTGCACGACGAACTGCCTCGCTCCGATTGCGAAAGTGCTGCTTCAGACCTACGGGATTGAATGTGCGTACATGACGACAATCCACTCCTACACGAACGACCAGCGGATCCTTGACTTCCCTCATCCTGATCTCAGGCGGGCGCGGACCGCGGCGGTTTCGATGATCCCAACCACGACGGGCGCGGCGAAGGCCACGGCGCTCGTTATTCCCGAGCTTCGGGGCAAGATCGATGGCATTTCGATCCGTGTGCCGACCCAGAATGTGTCCCTAGTTGATCTCTCGTGCGTTGTGGAGCATGAGACTGACAAGGGTGACGTCAACAGGGCGCTTAAGAACGCGGCCGACAACGAGCTGAAGGGCATACTAGATGTGTGCGAGCTCCCGCTGGTCTCGGTTGATTTCAACAACAATCCGTTCTCGTCGATCGTAGATGCGCTCAGCACGGCCGTCATCAAGGGCAAGCTGGTTAAGATCATATCTTGGTATGACAACGAGTGGGGATACTCCAACCGCCTCGTCGATATGACGAAGCTCGTGGCCGGGTCGCTCTGA
- a CDS encoding lysophospholipid acyltransferase family protein, with translation MQKKVKTKQPSREGMDALSTRDQKSKHPKPLPARLGLAIIVSFLIIGSFWLTWIRILEEPVSGSDILRMLSYFYKDSNTLRIPHLVFAAPCAVLLLGFLGILWSYTAHKHRTNLAYDILLALVAVLSGAIVFSATWLASNMVFPSALGVGFWLGYLGSASLLCIALVSVVERLDTPRDFVLYILVRLVAVVFRALPRRAAIRLGEGVAAFILTFLRKRREIALRNLGLVFGDAMSMSQKKDIVRKSFSNLGRLVGELSHLAELTARPVDELFAFENIEAVREATAGGKGLILLTGHFGCWELSQLGMTKAGFPLTALARPLDNRFLDRWIGRMRRMTGSTIIARRHSMRRIVSELKAGKIVAILFDQNVHRKECVFARLCGMNVASSPLPAALSRLTGADVVFGAGVPSPGLRYKLIFSDRIPNQACDSYEEFLTINTSAYNAVFERFIRDYPEAWLWVHDRFKDTQERPGFWSKRRAKREGS, from the coding sequence ATGCAAAAGAAGGTCAAGACAAAGCAACCCTCACGGGAGGGCATGGACGCTCTCTCTACTCGGGACCAGAAGTCCAAGCACCCAAAACCGCTGCCAGCTCGACTCGGTCTGGCAATCATAGTCTCCTTTCTCATCATAGGCTCATTCTGGCTCACTTGGATCAGGATTCTCGAGGAACCTGTCAGCGGCTCAGACATACTCAGGATGCTCTCATATTTCTATAAAGACAGCAACACGTTGCGCATCCCGCATCTCGTCTTCGCCGCGCCGTGTGCTGTCCTGTTGTTGGGCTTTCTAGGCATCCTTTGGAGCTACACCGCTCATAAACACAGGACAAATCTGGCCTACGACATTCTCTTGGCGCTCGTTGCCGTCCTCTCAGGCGCGATCGTTTTTTCTGCGACTTGGCTTGCGTCCAATATGGTGTTTCCGTCAGCGCTCGGCGTCGGTTTCTGGCTTGGGTACCTCGGCTCTGCCTCGCTCTTATGTATCGCACTCGTCTCCGTGGTTGAGCGGCTGGATACCCCGCGTGACTTCGTTCTCTACATACTTGTAAGGCTTGTTGCGGTCGTCTTCAGAGCCTTGCCGAGGCGGGCCGCCATCCGGTTGGGAGAGGGAGTTGCCGCGTTCATACTCACGTTCCTGCGCAAGAGGCGCGAGATAGCACTTCGCAACCTGGGGCTTGTGTTCGGAGATGCGATGAGTATGAGCCAAAAGAAGGACATTGTAAGGAAGAGTTTTAGCAACCTTGGGAGGCTGGTGGGTGAACTCTCGCATCTTGCGGAACTCACTGCAAGGCCCGTGGACGAGCTCTTCGCGTTCGAGAACATCGAGGCCGTCCGGGAGGCGACCGCGGGCGGCAAGGGACTGATCCTTCTGACTGGCCATTTCGGCTGCTGGGAGCTTTCTCAGCTCGGGATGACGAAGGCGGGATTCCCGTTGACGGCTCTGGCAAGGCCTCTTGACAATCGCTTCCTGGACCGATGGATTGGCCGAATGAGAAGGATGACCGGATCAACCATAATCGCCCGCCGACACTCCATGAGAAGGATCGTCTCAGAGCTTAAGGCTGGCAAGATTGTGGCGATTCTGTTTGACCAGAACGTCCACAGGAAGGAGTGCGTCTTTGCGAGGCTTTGCGGTATGAACGTCGCAAGCTCACCTCTTCCCGCCGCACTAAGCCGACTGACGGGGGCGGATGTGGTTTTCGGGGCCGGCGTCCCTTCCCCTGGCTTAAGATACAAGCTGATCTTCTCCGACCGAATACCGAATCAGGCCTGCGACAGCTACGAGGAGTTCCTCACCATCAACACTTCAGCCTACAACGCGGTCTTTGAGCGGTTCATACGTGACTACCCCGAGGCGTGGCTTTGGGTCCATGACCGCTTTAAGGACACGCAAGAGCGCCCAGGTTTTTGGAGCAAGCGGCGAGCCAAGCGGGAAGGTTCCTAG
- the pgsA gene encoding CDP-diacylglycerol--glycerol-3-phosphate 3-phosphatidyltransferase, with protein MNAANRLTASRMFLVPFYLIFLYYSKVESNAYLWVSIVIFTTVAVADAFDGYIARKLRQVTSLGSFLDPLTDKMIVWVSLVTFAYYDKVPFWLTILVVSKDLLIGIGGLALYLFECDCTITPNFWGKGAAVLQFSLVVCTLFAVGVNLFGQPSANYFFWVMWSLAAFTTTISGISYAVIESSRLSKAD; from the coding sequence ATGAACGCGGCTAACAGACTAACGGCATCCCGAATGTTTCTTGTGCCGTTTTACCTTATCTTTTTGTACTACTCAAAGGTTGAGAGCAATGCATATCTTTGGGTCAGTATTGTGATATTCACGACTGTGGCCGTTGCTGATGCATTTGATGGCTATATTGCTAGAAAGTTGCGCCAGGTAACTTCTCTGGGCTCCTTCCTCGATCCGCTCACTGACAAGATGATTGTCTGGGTCAGCCTTGTTACTTTCGCCTATTATGACAAAGTCCCTTTTTGGCTTACGATACTAGTCGTGAGCAAAGACCTGCTGATCGGCATAGGCGGCCTGGCACTTTATCTATTCGAGTGCGACTGCACCATCACCCCAAACTTCTGGGGTAAGGGCGCAGCGGTGCTTCAGTTCAGTTTAGTGGTTTGCACACTATTCGCCGTGGGAGTGAATTTGTTCGGCCAACCATCCGCCAACTACTTCTTCTGGGTAATGTGGTCGCTAGCTGCCTTCACGACGACCATCTCTGGCATCAGTTATGCCGTAATTGAGTCCAGTCGATTGAGCAAGGCAGACTGA
- a CDS encoding phosphoglycerate kinase — MSKKSVADVELLGKRVLLRADFNVPLGPGREILDDTRISAHLPTINYILSKGAKLIVASHLDRPKGKVVPEMSLAPVAKRLEEMLEAKVSFVDDCVGPKVASAVASLGEGEVLLLENIRFKPGETENSPELAKQLAMLCDVYVDDAFSSAHRAHASVVEIAKFVPESVQGFLMEKDVFNLGKLLKSPIQPFIVILGGAKVKDKIGLINHLVGKVDTMAIGGGMCFTFLKAKGLGIGDSLLDEEHLAAVANLLDEAESMGTRIILPVDIVVAEDVSAEASARVVSADKIPDGQKGLDIGPQTTTLFVSAIERAATVFWNGPMGVFEKPAFAKGTIAVAKALAAASATTVVGGGETVSAVRAAGVADRITHISTGGGASLEFLAGKTLPGIAALDDI, encoded by the coding sequence CTGTCTAAGAAAAGCGTTGCTGATGTGGAGCTCTTGGGCAAGCGAGTGCTGCTGCGGGCCGATTTCAACGTGCCGCTTGGCCCCGGGCGCGAGATTCTCGACGACACGCGCATTAGCGCACATCTTCCGACAATCAACTACATCCTCTCGAAGGGCGCCAAACTGATCGTGGCATCGCATCTGGACCGGCCTAAGGGCAAGGTGGTCCCCGAGATGAGCCTCGCTCCGGTCGCGAAACGGCTCGAAGAGATGCTTGAGGCAAAGGTCAGTTTCGTTGACGATTGTGTCGGTCCCAAGGTGGCAAGCGCGGTCGCCTCTCTGGGTGAGGGCGAGGTACTGTTGCTCGAGAACATTAGGTTCAAACCTGGTGAGACTGAGAACTCGCCCGAGCTCGCAAAGCAGTTGGCGATGCTTTGTGATGTTTACGTTGATGACGCGTTCTCGTCTGCCCACCGCGCGCACGCCTCAGTAGTTGAGATCGCCAAGTTCGTCCCTGAGTCCGTTCAAGGTTTCTTGATGGAGAAGGATGTGTTTAATCTCGGGAAGCTTCTTAAGTCGCCCATACAGCCGTTCATCGTCATACTTGGCGGGGCGAAGGTGAAGGACAAGATCGGACTGATCAATCACCTAGTCGGCAAGGTTGACACGATGGCAATAGGAGGCGGGATGTGCTTCACGTTCCTCAAGGCGAAGGGCCTTGGCATAGGAGACTCGTTGCTTGACGAGGAGCATCTTGCGGCCGTCGCCAACCTGCTTGACGAGGCAGAATCGATGGGGACAAGAATCATCCTTCCGGTCGATATCGTCGTGGCAGAAGATGTTTCCGCCGAGGCAAGCGCAAGGGTTGTTTCGGCCGACAAGATTCCCGACGGTCAGAAAGGGCTTGACATCGGGCCGCAAACCACGACTCTTTTCGTCTCCGCAATTGAGAGAGCAGCGACCGTTTTCTGGAACGGGCCGATGGGCGTGTTCGAGAAACCTGCATTTGCCAAAGGGACGATTGCTGTGGCAAAAGCGCTTGCGGCGGCGAGTGCGACAACGGTGGTTGGCGGCGGCGAGACGGTATCGGCGGTCAGGGCGGCGGGTGTTGCTGACCGGATCACGCATATCTCGACCGGAGGTGGCGCCTCGCTTGAGTTCTTGGCGGGCAAGACGTTGCCAGGCATCGCGGCGCTGGACGATATATAG
- the tpiA gene encoding triose-phosphate isomerase codes for MVKERRPLIAGNWKMHKTIKESLELVDGIIERLVKQPAEGVDVLVCPAFTALAGVSKRLAGTDVAVGGQNCSLLSEGARTGEISPLMLLDVGCTFVILGHSERRSYFHETDDIISAKVKLALECGLLPVLCVGETLDQREQGRTFDVLRTQIEGCLDGISAEQLARVTVAYEPIWAIGTGRTATPETAQEAHQFIRGLIASLSTAAEVANKMRMLYGGSVKPENAVSLLAQPDIDGALVGGASLNANAFYTIITSAR; via the coding sequence ATGGTGAAAGAGCGAAGGCCACTGATAGCTGGCAACTGGAAGATGCACAAGACGATCAAGGAGTCTCTTGAGCTCGTTGATGGGATAATTGAAAGGTTGGTCAAACAGCCTGCTGAAGGTGTGGATGTCCTCGTTTGTCCGGCGTTTACTGCGCTTGCAGGCGTGTCAAAGCGGCTTGCCGGAACCGATGTTGCCGTGGGCGGGCAGAACTGCTCGCTTCTGAGCGAGGGTGCGCGCACAGGGGAGATCTCACCGTTGATGCTTCTCGACGTTGGCTGCACGTTTGTGATTCTCGGGCACTCGGAGCGCCGGTCCTATTTTCACGAGACTGATGATATAATCAGCGCGAAGGTCAAGCTGGCGCTAGAGTGCGGTCTTCTGCCGGTGCTATGCGTTGGCGAGACGCTTGATCAGCGAGAGCAGGGGCGGACGTTTGATGTGCTTAGGACACAGATTGAGGGCTGTTTGGACGGCATCTCGGCCGAGCAGCTCGCCAGAGTAACCGTGGCCTATGAGCCAATCTGGGCGATCGGCACGGGACGGACTGCAACACCTGAAACCGCGCAGGAGGCTCATCAGTTTATTAGAGGACTGATTGCGTCACTCTCGACGGCCGCCGAGGTGGCCAACAAGATGCGGATGCTCTATGGTGGCAGCGTCAAGCCCGAGAACGCAGTCTCGCTGCTTGCTCAGCCAGATATTGACGGGGCATTGGTCGGAGGCGCAAGCCTGAACGCAAATGCCTTCTACACTATCATCACCAGCGCGAGGTAG
- the pgsA gene encoding CDP-diacylglycerol--glycerol-3-phosphate 3-phosphatidyltransferase, with translation MRPTFFTVPNIITLFRIFLAPIIVVLLISPLRVSAFVTVAVFLIAAGSDWLDGRIARRYNQITALGTLLDPIADKILLLGALISLVSLRKVPAWIVVALVARDITVSGIRQMGAVKGDVIPPSRLAKCKTAMEMGAVVLAILSIDVQWIDPAVFPNLRVSLLALLLALLLALWSAGSYLSRLLANAQTQEADD, from the coding sequence ATGCGCCCCACGTTCTTTACCGTGCCCAATATCATCACGCTCTTCAGGATCTTCCTTGCGCCGATCATCGTCGTTTTGCTGATCTCTCCATTGAGAGTCAGCGCATTCGTGACCGTTGCGGTCTTTCTCATAGCCGCCGGATCGGACTGGCTCGACGGCCGAATCGCAAGGCGCTACAACCAAATCACGGCTTTGGGAACGCTCCTAGACCCAATTGCCGACAAGATACTGCTTTTGGGCGCGCTGATCTCGCTCGTCTCACTCCGTAAGGTGCCCGCATGGATCGTTGTCGCGCTGGTCGCAAGAGACATAACTGTATCTGGGATCCGACAAATGGGCGCCGTCAAGGGCGACGTGATACCCCCGAGCCGCCTGGCCAAATGCAAGACGGCGATGGAGATGGGGGCGGTCGTGCTTGCCATTCTCTCGATCGACGTTCAATGGATCGATCCCGCGGTGTTCCCGAACTTGAGAGTGAGCTTGCTCGCACTCTTGCTCGCACTCTTGCTCGCACTATGGTCCGCCGGCTCATACCTGTCCCGGCTGCTAGCTAATGCGCAAACACAAGAGGCGGATGACTAG